The sequence ATGTCAAGAGTCAAGGGGGTATTTATGAAAAAAGAGATTAAAGAGCTATCAGATAGAGCTATTATCACTAAATCAAACTCAATGCTAAGTGCAAAATACACATTAGACGCATTAGAACAAAAAATTATACTCTTAGCAATTTGTCAAATAGATAGCGTAAATGATGAAAAATTTTGTAAATTTAGTTGTAGCATATCTGAACTACAAGAGCGTATAGGTGTAGAGCTAAATTATTCTAGATTTAGAACATTTGCCAAAAATATCTTAAAGAAACCATTAGAAATTTATGAACCTGAAACCGATGAATATATCGCTTGTAATTGGTTTTCAGCTTTTAAATATAAAGTCAAACAAGGAATTATAGAATTTGAAATGAGTCCAACCTTAATCCCTTATTTATTGCAATTAAAAAATAATTTTAGCCATTATAGCATCGAAAATGTTATTAAATTTAATGGCAAATATAGCTTTAGATTTTACGAATTAGCGATACAAATGAGAAATCAAAAAAATAAACAAGCACTTTTTAATTTAGATGAATTATACGAGATATTGCAACTACCAACAAGTTTAAGAGACTATTCAAAATTTAAAATAAAAGTGTTAGAACCTGCATTAAATGAAATAAATGAGACTAGCGATATCGTTATAGAATATGAGCCAACAAAAAAAATTGGTAAGCGAATTATAGAAATATCAATAAAGATGAATTTTAAAGAGCAATTAGCAAAGCAAACCGAAAAAGCAAGAGCTAAAAAAGCCTATGATAAATATGTAGGCAAAGTTTTATTATACTATGATAATTTATATCTAATTGAAAGCGTAGAAGATAATAGCTATCGAACAGACTGCAAGATTATGGCGATAGTAAGAGACTATGATTGTATATCAAAAAAAGTTAGCGATGATGTTAGTCGAACTGATTTTTTTAATTTAGCTGATTTAGAATTAGCGATACAAAAGGGTAAAGCCGAAGTTGAATATCGTAGAGCAAATAAAGACAAATATCAAAGACGAGATGAAACAGAACAAGTAACAAATTTATTAAGCCAATTATTTAAGGAGACAAAATGACCGAAAAAAAATTAACAGACTTACTTCACAATCTAGATTTAGAGAGTAAAGACTTACAATCGCAAAGAGAAAATTTATACGCCCAATTAGAGCAAATTGAAACTCAATTAAATGATATAGAAAAAAAATCCAACTCTATAAAATTATCCTTGATGAAGTCGTGGGGCAGTGAGCTAAATTTAGATATAAAGATTGATGAAAATTTATTATTAAGCGATGATGAACTATTGCCAAAAATCGAACAAACTGAAAGCGAAAATTCAAGCGATGATAGTAAAAAAGATTTAGATACAAATTTGGCAGATTTAAGCGAATTAATGAAAGATATGTAAAGATAAAATTATTTAGATAAATATTAACGAGCTTGTCGAGTGATATATTTATCTAGATAGCTCCACGCTAGTGGCAAATTACCACTCATAAAATGGCAATAGCCTTTTATGTTTGGATAATTTGCAAATTATCCAAACAATGGCACTGCCATAAGTTAGATAATTTGCTTTTTTACTTGACTTTAGCTCAACAAGTTCGCTATAATTTCAAGTAAAAAAGGGGGAAGATATGACACAAGCTCAAATCGATAATGCAGACTATCTTTATATTGAAAAGCTAAAAGAAAAAAGCGAAAGACAACTTAAAGTAATGCTTGATACTTTAGAAAAAGAAACAATAAAAATCGCAGCCGAAAAAACAAGAATAGAAAATAAATTAAAAGAAAAAATCAAAAAGAGCCACTTTGTAAAAGATGCATTGATGGAAAAATGGAGAACTCCAAGTAAAGAGCTTTTAGAAGCAATAAATGAAGTAAAAAATAATGAAGTAATATCATTTGACAATCATAAAGACGCTATGGAATATTTAAATGCTGAAAATTGAATTTGCTAAGTCATTTAAAAAATCATATAAGAAATTAAATCAAAAAGAAAGAGAATTATTTGAAAATATTTCATTTAAATTAGCAAATAATGAAACCTTAGAAGCAAAATACAAAGACCACGCCTTAAAGGGCGATTTAATAGGCTTTAGAGAGTGTCATTTAAAGCCAGATTTATTACTAATTTATCAAAAACAAGATGATAAATTAATTTTGTATTGTTTAAATATAGGCTCACATAGCGAGTTATTTTAATGAGTGCTATATCAAGCATAAATTTTAAAAAATCAAATGCGATACAAACAAGGCACAATGATAGAGATTTACCGCCAAGCTATCTAATATCTGATATTGGTTGCGAAGTAAATAGAACGCATAAAGAAGCATTAAAATTAAGAAATGAAATTATAGAAAATGCGATTAACGCATATAACAAAAATAAATCTCCAAAGGCTCCAAATTTTAAAGCTAAAAGTTATGAGTGGAGTGCAGTTGTAAATATTAAGCCTGATACCACAATGCAAGATTTAGAACGATTAGCTAAGCATTTTGAAACTAAATACGGATTTCAATGCTATCAAATCGCAATTCATCGAGATGAAGGCTATATCGAAAACGGAGAAAAGCATATAAACCATCACGCTCACTTAGAATTCATAACTCTAGACAAACAAACTGGAAAAAATATGTATCGCAGAGAGCTTATCAATCCAAAAATTTTACGCCAAATTCAAAC comes from Campylobacter vicugnae and encodes:
- a CDS encoding type II toxin-antitoxin system RelE/ParE family toxin encodes the protein MLKIEFAKSFKKSYKKLNQKERELFENISFKLANNETLEAKYKDHALKGDLIGFRECHLKPDLLLIYQKQDDKLILYCLNIGSHSELF
- a CDS encoding replication initiation protein; protein product: MKKEIKELSDRAIITKSNSMLSAKYTLDALEQKIILLAICQIDSVNDEKFCKFSCSISELQERIGVELNYSRFRTFAKNILKKPLEIYEPETDEYIACNWFSAFKYKVKQGIIEFEMSPTLIPYLLQLKNNFSHYSIENVIKFNGKYSFRFYELAIQMRNQKNKQALFNLDELYEILQLPTSLRDYSKFKIKVLEPALNEINETSDIVIEYEPTKKIGKRIIEISIKMNFKEQLAKQTEKARAKKAYDKYVGKVLLYYDNLYLIESVEDNSYRTDCKIMAIVRDYDCISKKVSDDVSRTDFFNLADLELAIQKGKAEVEYRRANKDKYQRRDETEQVTNLLSQLFKETK